Genomic DNA from Thiosocius teredinicola:
GTCGTCTTGTTTGCAGTATACAGGCTTGAGCAAGTGCCGCGGTCGGTGCCGTTCTTCTACTTTCTCCTCCTGCTCGTTATGTTGACAGGCACGCGTCTCGCGTATCGGTGGATGAAGGAGGAGAGCTTTGTTCCTGTCGCAGGGCGGCGCGTGTTGATAGTGGGGGCTGGTGAGGCCGGTGATCTGTTGGCTCGCGATATGTTGAGGCACCGTGACGCGGGCTACATGCCAGTTGCCTATGTTGATGACCGTCCGCGCCGGCAAGGTCGAGAGGTACGAGGAATACCTGTTCGGGGGGGCGTTGAGGAAATTCCTCGACTAGTCCATGTTTTGCGAGCCGACTTGATTCTGCTGGCTTTGCCATCGGCATCGACGCGTCAGATGCGACGGGCCGTGTCTTTTTGTGAGCAGGCTGGTGTTCCATTCAAGACTCTTCCGAACCTAGAGGAGTTGATCAACGGCGAGGTCTCCGTCAGCGGTCTGCGAGCGGTCGCGATCGAAGATATCTTGGGTCGCGACCCGGTCTCTCTCGACTGGGATGCGATCCGCGCCGGCCTCGCTGGGCGCCGCGTTCTGGTGACCGGGGCTGGCGGCTCGATCGGTTCTGAGTTGTGTCGGCAGTTGGCTCGCCTTCAGCCATCGCAACTGATTCTGGCCGAGAATAGCGAGTTCAATCTGTATCGGATTGACTCCGAGTTGTCGCGCGTTCTCCCTGATTGCAAGGTGAGTGCGTGTTTGGCCGACGTTGCAGACAAGGCCCGGATGGAGCAGTTGTTTGTCGATTACAAACCGGATGTCGTGTTTCATGCTGCCGCTTACAAACATGTCCCTCTGCTCGAACATCAGGTGCGGGAGGCTGTGCGCAATAATGTCCGCGGAACGCGCACGGTGGCGGATCTTGCGGCAGCTCATGGGTGTTTTGAGTTCGTTCTGATCTCGACCGACAAAGCGGTCAATCCTACAAGCGTGATGGGGACGACCAAGCGGCTTGCCGAGATCTATTGTCAGAATCTCGATCAACATTCGACGACGCGGTTTATCACGGTGAGGTTCGGCAACGTGCTGGACTCGGCGGGGAGCGTCGTGCCGTTGTTTCGCGAGCAGATTTCCAGTGGTGGCCCTGTGACGGTTACCCATGAGGAGATGGAGCGCTATTTCATGACGATTCCCGAGGCGTGTCAGCTGATCATGCAGGCATCGGTCATCGGGCAGGGAGGCGAGATCTTCGTTTTGAACATGGGAGAGCCGGTCAAGATCCGGGATCTCGCGGAGCAGATGATTCGCCTGTCAGGCAAGGTTCCGGAACAGGATATCGAGATCAAGTTCATAGGGCTGAGGCCCGGCGAAAAGCTTTATGAAGAGCTCTTCCACTGTGATGAAGCTCTTAAGGCCACGTCGCACAAAGAAATATTGCTGGCGCAGCACCGCACGGTTGATTGGCAAGTGCTTCAAGACGGCGTTGCGACTATGGACTCGGCTTGCGACACCCTGGATGAGGGTGTGTTGCTCGAACAACTGCAACGATTCGTGCCTGAAAGCCGGCTAACGGCGTCGGCCAGCGCTCAGGCAAAATCGATCGCCCATTGAGCATCATCCGGTGGTTCAGTCGAACTCTGTCAG
This window encodes:
- a CDS encoding polysaccharide biosynthesis protein, yielding MTDLLHILWVRRAGIVVLDMLVAAIAWLGAYWLRFNFSTIPEPFLNQAFHSLPLLLLMQAAIFAWFGVFRGVWRFTSVPDLVRILKAVFLGATLATVVLFAVYRLEQVPRSVPFFYFLLLLVMLTGTRLAYRWMKEESFVPVAGRRVLIVGAGEAGDLLARDMLRHRDAGYMPVAYVDDRPRRQGREVRGIPVRGGVEEIPRLVHVLRADLILLALPSASTRQMRRAVSFCEQAGVPFKTLPNLEELINGEVSVSGLRAVAIEDILGRDPVSLDWDAIRAGLAGRRVLVTGAGGSIGSELCRQLARLQPSQLILAENSEFNLYRIDSELSRVLPDCKVSACLADVADKARMEQLFVDYKPDVVFHAAAYKHVPLLEHQVREAVRNNVRGTRTVADLAAAHGCFEFVLISTDKAVNPTSVMGTTKRLAEIYCQNLDQHSTTRFITVRFGNVLDSAGSVVPLFREQISSGGPVTVTHEEMERYFMTIPEACQLIMQASVIGQGGEIFVLNMGEPVKIRDLAEQMIRLSGKVPEQDIEIKFIGLRPGEKLYEELFHCDEALKATSHKEILLAQHRTVDWQVLQDGVATMDSACDTLDEGVLLEQLQRFVPESRLTASASAQAKSIAH